In the Streptomyces cinnamoneus genome, TGAGCGCGTCGAAGATCGCGTCCCCGCCGAGCACGGCGCACAGGGTGTTGGTGCAGACGCCCACCTGGTAGTCGCCGCCGGGCTTGCGCCGGTACATCGTGTAGAAGGTGGCGACCGCCGTGGCCTCGGCCGTGGTGAGCCCGAGCTGCTCGGCGCAGAAGCGGATGCCGGTGCGGGTGACGTACCCCTCCTCGGCCTGCACCAGGTGCAGCAGGGGCAGCAGGGCGCTGCGGCTGTCGGGGTAGCGGGCGATCACGTCCTTGGCGTCCGCTTCCAGCCGGGCCCGGACGTCGGCGGGGTAGTCGGGGGCGGGGAGCTGCGGCATCCCCAGCGAGACGTCGCTCACCGGTCTACGCCTCCCATCACGGGGTCGATCGACGCGACCGCGACGATCACGTCGGCGACCATGCCGCCTTCGCACATCGCCGCCATCGCCTGGAGGTTGGTGAAGGACGGGTCCCGGAAGTGGACCCGGTAGGGGCGGGTGCCGCCGTCGCTGACCACGTGCACGCCCAGCTCCCCCTTGGGCGACTCCACGGCCGTGTACGCCTGCCCGGGGGGCACCCGGAAGCCCTCCGTCACCAGCTTGAAGTGGTGGATCAGGGCCTCCATGGAGGTGCCCATGATCTTCTTGATGTGGTCGAGGGAGTTGCCGAGCCCGTCCGGCCCGAGGGCCAGCTGGGCGGGCCAGGCGATCTTCTTGTCCGCGACCATGACCGGCCCGGGCTGGAGCCGGTCCAGGCACTGCTCGACGATCCGCAGCGACTGGCGCATCTCCTCCAGGCGGATCAGGAAGCGGCCGTAGGCGTCGCAGGTGTCGGCGGTCGGCACGTCGAAGTCGTAGTTCTCGTAACCGCAGTAGGGCTGTGCCTTGCGCAGGTCGTGCGGAAGGCCGGCCGAGCGCAGGATCGGGCCGGTCGCGCCGAGCGCCAGGCAGCCGGCGAGGTCGAGGTAGCCGATGTCCTGCATGCGGCCCTTGAAGATGGGGTTGCCGGTGGCGAGCTTGTCGTACTCGGGCAGGTTCCTGCGCATCTTCTTCACGAACTCGCGCACCTGGTCCACGGCGCCGGGCGGCAGGTCCTGGGCGAGGCCGCCGGGGCGTACGTAGGCGTGGTTCATGCGCAGGCCGGTGATCAGCTCGAAGATGTCGAGCACGAGCTCGCGGTCCCGGAAGCCGTAGATCATGATCGTGGTGGCGCCGAGCTCCATGCCGCCGGTGGCGATGGCCACCAGGTGCGAGGAGATTCGGTTCAGCTCCATGAGCATGACCCGGATGACGCTCGCGCGGTCGGGCACCTGCTCCGCGATGCCCAGCAGCTTCTCGACGCCCAGGCAGTAGGCCGTCTCGTTGAAGAAGGGCGTCAGGTAGTCCATGCGCGTCACGAACGTGGTGCCCTGGGTCCAGTTCCGGAATTCGAGGTTCTTCTCGATGCCGGTGTGGAGGTAGCCGATGCCGCAGCGGGCCTCGGTGACGGTCTCGCCGTCGATCTCCAGGATCAGCCGGAGCACGCCGTGGGTGGAGGGGTGCTGCGGGCCCATGTTGACGACGATGCGCTCGTCGTCGGCCCGCTTGGCGGCCTCGGCGATCTCGTCCCAGTCGCCGCCGGTGACGGTGTAGACGGCGCCCTCGGTGGTCTCGCGGGGGCTGGTTGGTGTCGACATCAGCT is a window encoding:
- a CDS encoding NADH-quinone oxidoreductase subunit D, which translates into the protein MSTPTSPRETTEGAVYTVTGGDWDEIAEAAKRADDERIVVNMGPQHPSTHGVLRLILEIDGETVTEARCGIGYLHTGIEKNLEFRNWTQGTTFVTRMDYLTPFFNETAYCLGVEKLLGIAEQVPDRASVIRVMLMELNRISSHLVAIATGGMELGATTIMIYGFRDRELVLDIFELITGLRMNHAYVRPGGLAQDLPPGAVDQVREFVKKMRRNLPEYDKLATGNPIFKGRMQDIGYLDLAGCLALGATGPILRSAGLPHDLRKAQPYCGYENYDFDVPTADTCDAYGRFLIRLEEMRQSLRIVEQCLDRLQPGPVMVADKKIAWPAQLALGPDGLGNSLDHIKKIMGTSMEALIHHFKLVTEGFRVPPGQAYTAVESPKGELGVHVVSDGGTRPYRVHFRDPSFTNLQAMAAMCEGGMVADVIVAVASIDPVMGGVDR